AAGGGTCATGCCGGACAGGCTCTCGGAATGGCCGATGAACAGATAGCCCTTGGAGGACAGGTTGCTGCAGAACTTGTTGAACAGCATTTCCTGCGTACCCCGGTCAAAATAGATGACCACGTTGCGGCAGAAGATGATGTCCTGCTGCTTGGGCAGCTTGAAGTTGTCCATGAAGTTGAGGCGCTGGAACGTGATCTTCGACCGCAGGGGCTTGTCCATCTTGATGAGCGGATTCTTCTTGCTCTTGAGCACGTACTTCTTCTTCATGGTCATGGGTATGTCGTCGGCCTTTTCCAGCGCATATACGGCCCGGGAGGCCTTTTGCAGAATCTCGCTGGAAATGTCCGTGGCCAGAATGCTGAAGTTGAACCCGGAATGGGTGACGGCATACTCGGACAGCACCATGGCCAAAGTATAGGGTTCCTCGCCGCTGGAACATCCCGCGCTCCACACGTTCAGAATCCGGCCCGCGCCGAAGCGCCGCCACAATTCGGGCAGCACCGTGTTGTTCATGATGTCCCAGTGCTTGGGTTCGCGAAAGAAGTGCGTGGTGTTGGTGGTGACCACGTCGATGAGATTGGCGCGTTCCTTTTCCCGGCCCTCGGGACTGAACACGTAGTCGCAGTATTCCTTGTAGGACTGCATGCCAAGCGCACGGAGCCGCTTCTGGAAACGGGACTGAAGCAGCACTTTCTTGGAGCTCGGCATCTTGATGCCGAACTCGCTGTGAATGAGTTCGCTGAACCGCCTGAACTCGGCCTCGCCCATTTCCGCGCGAAAGAGCTTGGCGTTCTGCCGCACGGTCGTATCCAGACGATCCTTGTCGAGCCCGCCCCCGGCAGGGGCGTTTCTCTGTCCATGTCCGTTCATGGGTCACACAGCTCCGTGATTCGTTGCCTGTTGCAGGATGATCCACCGCCATTGAACATCATCCCGGAACAGCAAACCATGATAAATCGCCGCGCCCCGTTATTTTCGGAGGCAAAACAGCCCGGGCCGCAAGCACGGTCCGGGCTGTCGTTCAAATCATCTATTTTGCATACCCCACGGCCCGTTTCTCCCGAATCACGGTCACGCGAATCTGGCCGGGGTAGGTCATGTTGTTTTCGATCTTTTCCGCAATGTCCTTGCAAAGCACGTAGGTCTGGTCGTCGGCAATGCGTTCGGAGTCCACCATCACGCGAATCTCGCGCCCGGCCTGAATGGCATAGGCCTTGGAAACGCCATCGAATCCCGTGGCCAGCCCTTCCAGCTCCTCAAGGCGCTTGACGTAGTTTTCCAGCAGCTCCTTGCGCGCGCCGGGCCGAGCGCCGGACAGGCTGTCCGCAGCC
Above is a window of Pseudodesulfovibrio tunisiensis DNA encoding:
- a CDS encoding CheR family methyltransferase is translated as MNGHGQRNAPAGGGLDKDRLDTTVRQNAKLFRAEMGEAEFRRFSELIHSEFGIKMPSSKKVLLQSRFQKRLRALGMQSYKEYCDYVFSPEGREKERANLIDVVTTNTTHFFREPKHWDIMNNTVLPELWRRFGAGRILNVWSAGCSSGEEPYTLAMVLSEYAVTHSGFNFSILATDISSEILQKASRAVYALEKADDIPMTMKKKYVLKSKKNPLIKMDKPLRSKITFQRLNFMDNFKLPKQQDIIFCRNVVIYFDRGTQEMLFNKFCSNLSSKGYLFIGHSESLSGMTLPLRQVAPTVFQKTT